A single region of the Streptomyces sp. ITFR-16 genome encodes:
- a CDS encoding DUF402 domain-containing protein: MNDHGHEDVRDRPGQILHWNFFIGGHLSASVPVRLVERTAAGQLVWMESGTPMWRTALPRGATHLRDIAPHERPAGGYPVVADRWPMGNALFYQPTGAAHAVLWLFGRRQKFRGWYVNLERRVHCGTDIDIADHELDINVAPDRTWQWKDEQSFTEKTGHPAYWTAEEAVAIRTEGAAVARLAETGTFPFDGSWCDFRPPSAWTTPARSPRPRHPLLRPADAPASRHPP; this comes from the coding sequence ATGAACGACCACGGGCATGAGGACGTGCGCGACCGGCCGGGGCAGATCCTGCACTGGAACTTCTTCATAGGCGGCCATCTGAGCGCCTCCGTGCCCGTGCGCCTCGTCGAACGTACGGCCGCCGGCCAGCTGGTGTGGATGGAGAGCGGTACGCCGATGTGGCGCACCGCCCTGCCCCGGGGCGCCACCCACCTGCGGGACATCGCGCCGCACGAACGGCCCGCCGGGGGCTACCCCGTCGTCGCCGACCGCTGGCCCATGGGCAACGCCCTCTTCTACCAGCCCACCGGCGCCGCACACGCCGTCCTGTGGCTCTTCGGGCGCAGACAGAAGTTCCGCGGCTGGTACGTCAACCTGGAGCGGCGCGTCCACTGCGGCACCGACATCGACATCGCCGACCACGAGCTGGACATCAACGTGGCGCCGGACCGCACCTGGCAGTGGAAGGACGAGCAGTCCTTCACCGAGAAGACGGGCCATCCCGCGTACTGGACGGCCGAGGAAGCGGTCGCGATCCGGACCGAGGGGGCGGCCGTGGCACGGCTCGCCGAGACCGGAACCTTTCCGTTCGACGGATCCTGGTGCGATTTCCGGCCGCCGTCGGCGTGGACCACCCCCGCCCGCTCGCCCCGCCCGCGCCACCCCCTGCTGCGGCCGGCGGACGCCCCGGCCTCGCGCCATCCGCCCTGA
- a CDS encoding ABC transporter permease, giving the protein MTTATTTPAPPPYRVTPARVLRSEWHKLRSLRSSWITLGTAAALVLAVGLVMGTTYTSDGGDSDVDTVILVLYGSVLGTLCTVVLGILVTAGEYSSGMIRASLTAVPRRLPVLWAKAAVFTATVFTAMLTTDLVTFLAAQFFLHDTDQAASLTDPGVLRAVAGNALGTTLLSLIALGLGALLRSVPGAIGAFIGGVMVLPEVLTMLPYDAVDTAVRYFPTQTAGVLGSATPLPDAASNGGALLALVLWASATLIAAAALLRRRDA; this is encoded by the coding sequence ATGACCACCGCCACCACGACACCCGCCCCGCCCCCCTACCGCGTCACCCCGGCTCGGGTCCTGCGCTCCGAGTGGCACAAGCTCCGGTCCCTGCGCTCCAGCTGGATCACCCTCGGCACCGCGGCCGCCCTGGTCCTCGCCGTCGGCCTCGTCATGGGCACGACCTACACCTCCGACGGCGGCGACTCCGACGTCGACACCGTCATCCTCGTCCTCTACGGCTCCGTGCTCGGCACGCTCTGCACCGTGGTCCTGGGCATCCTCGTGACCGCCGGCGAGTACTCCTCCGGCATGATCCGCGCCTCGCTCACCGCGGTCCCGCGCAGGCTCCCCGTCCTGTGGGCCAAGGCGGCGGTCTTCACCGCCACCGTGTTCACGGCGATGCTGACGACCGATCTGGTCACCTTCCTCGCCGCCCAGTTCTTCCTGCACGACACGGACCAGGCCGCGTCCCTCACGGACCCCGGCGTCCTGCGCGCCGTGGCCGGCAACGCCCTCGGCACCACGCTCCTCAGCCTGATCGCCCTCGGACTCGGCGCGCTCCTGCGCTCGGTCCCCGGCGCGATCGGGGCGTTCATCGGAGGCGTGATGGTCCTCCCGGAGGTACTCACCATGCTCCCGTACGACGCCGTGGACACCGCCGTCCGCTACTTCCCCACCCAGACGGCCGGCGTCCTGGGCTCCGCCACCCCGCTCCCCGACGCCGCCTCCAACGGCGGGGCCCTGCTCGCCCTCGTCCTGTGGGCCTCGGCCACACTGATCGCAGCCGCCGCACTGCTGCGGCGCCGGGACGCATGA
- a CDS encoding low temperature requirement protein A: MSHSQPAPSAWHRRMTARLADEEHRTATMLELFFDLCFVTAVSQAATAFEHELAEGRVGHGVLGYAMVFFAIWWAWMNFTWFASAYDTDDVPYRLLTLVQITGALVLAAGAAEALEHEDFTVITWGYVIMRLAMVTQWLRAASCDPERRRTCLSYAVGIFVVQIGWVVRLALPEDTGLLTFAILVVAEIAVPVLAERTATTTWHPHHIAERYGLFTLIVLGESITAATGAVRASLDTHAALGDLATLVVGGILTVFALWWLYFSQSAAERLTTLRTALLWGYGHYFVFASAAAVGAGLALNVAHTTGHGELTDRASAAAYTIPVAVFITVVWLLHHRGNGRGRAADVLHPVAVVAILAATFAPSPVLVTGIVAALLITATLVLAARAPGKIPAS, translated from the coding sequence ATGAGCCATTCGCAACCCGCCCCCAGCGCCTGGCACCGGCGCATGACCGCTCGCCTCGCCGACGAGGAACACCGCACGGCGACCATGCTGGAGCTGTTCTTCGACCTCTGCTTCGTCACCGCCGTCTCCCAGGCCGCCACCGCCTTCGAGCACGAACTCGCCGAAGGACGCGTCGGCCACGGGGTCCTCGGCTACGCGATGGTGTTCTTCGCGATCTGGTGGGCCTGGATGAACTTCACCTGGTTCGCCTCCGCGTACGACACCGACGACGTGCCCTACCGGCTGCTGACCCTCGTTCAGATCACCGGCGCCCTCGTCCTCGCGGCGGGCGCGGCCGAGGCCCTGGAGCACGAGGACTTCACCGTCATCACCTGGGGCTATGTGATCATGCGGCTCGCCATGGTCACCCAGTGGCTGCGCGCCGCCTCCTGCGACCCCGAGCGCCGCCGCACCTGTCTGAGCTACGCCGTCGGCATCTTCGTGGTGCAGATCGGCTGGGTCGTACGGCTGGCCCTGCCCGAGGACACCGGGCTGCTCACCTTCGCGATCCTCGTCGTCGCCGAGATCGCCGTCCCCGTCCTCGCGGAACGCACCGCCACCACCACCTGGCACCCGCACCACATCGCCGAACGCTACGGCCTGTTCACCCTGATCGTGCTGGGCGAGTCCATCACCGCCGCCACCGGTGCCGTACGCGCCTCCCTCGACACCCACGCGGCGCTCGGCGACCTCGCCACCCTCGTCGTCGGCGGAATCCTGACCGTGTTCGCCCTGTGGTGGCTCTACTTCTCGCAGAGCGCGGCCGAGCGCCTCACCACGCTCCGGACGGCCCTGCTGTGGGGGTACGGCCACTACTTCGTCTTCGCGTCCGCGGCCGCCGTCGGCGCCGGGCTCGCGCTGAACGTTGCCCACACCACCGGCCACGGCGAACTCACGGACCGGGCGTCGGCGGCCGCGTACACCATCCCCGTCGCCGTGTTCATCACCGTCGTCTGGCTGCTGCACCACCGCGGCAACGGACGGGGACGGGCCGCCGACGTGCTCCATCCCGTCGCGGTCGTGGCGATCCTGGCCGCCACGTTCGCCCCCTCCCCGGTCCTCGTCACCGGGATCGTCGCCGCACTCCTCATCACCGCGACCCTGGTCCTGGCCGCCCGCGCCCCGGGGAAGATCCCGGCGTCCTGA
- a CDS encoding ATP-binding protein, which produces MRDPLSALSDAFTAFLFGKVETTRLPVRTSTGQAQAVYLPTAAPGLGDSGVIIGREVYSGKGYIYDPFQLYGQQLPAPHWLVLGESGNGKSALEKTYVLRQLRFRDRQVVVLDAQGEDGVGEWNLIAQELGLTPIRLDPTSALNGGIRLNPLDPAITTTGQLALLRTIIEVAMGHGLDERSGFALKVAHAYVNETTTDRQPVLMDIVDQLRHPEPESAEAMNVDIDDVRAWGLDVALVLDRLVDGDLRGMFDGPTSAGIDLDAPLIVFDLSHIDRNSIAMPILMAIVGVWLEHTWIRPDRKKRIFLVEEAWHIINSPFVAQLFQRLLKFGRRLGLSFVAVVHHLSDVVDGAAAREAAAILKMASTRTIYAQKADEARATGRVLGLPRWAVEIIPTLTPGIAVWDVNGNVQVVKHLITEAERPLVFTDRAMTESSATDLLPEDVRAAELEAEQRAARIENQQRLNESSESTVA; this is translated from the coding sequence ATGCGAGATCCGCTGTCCGCGTTGTCGGACGCCTTTACCGCCTTCCTCTTCGGGAAGGTGGAGACGACCCGGCTGCCCGTCCGCACCTCGACCGGACAGGCACAGGCGGTCTATCTGCCCACCGCAGCCCCCGGCCTCGGCGACTCCGGCGTGATCATCGGCCGCGAGGTCTACTCCGGCAAGGGCTACATCTACGACCCCTTCCAGCTGTACGGGCAGCAGCTCCCCGCCCCCCACTGGCTGGTCCTCGGCGAGTCCGGCAACGGCAAGTCCGCGCTGGAGAAGACCTACGTCCTGCGCCAGCTCCGCTTCCGCGACCGCCAGGTCGTCGTCCTGGACGCCCAGGGCGAGGACGGCGTCGGCGAATGGAACCTCATCGCCCAGGAGCTGGGCCTGACCCCCATCCGCCTCGACCCGACCTCCGCGCTCAACGGCGGCATCCGGCTCAACCCGCTCGACCCCGCGATCACCACCACCGGCCAGCTCGCCCTGCTGCGGACCATCATCGAAGTCGCCATGGGCCACGGCCTCGACGAGCGCTCCGGCTTCGCCCTCAAGGTCGCGCACGCCTATGTGAACGAGACGACGACCGACCGCCAGCCCGTCCTGATGGACATCGTCGACCAGCTCCGCCACCCGGAGCCGGAGTCCGCCGAGGCGATGAACGTCGACATAGACGACGTACGCGCCTGGGGCCTGGACGTCGCCCTCGTCCTGGACCGGCTCGTCGACGGCGACCTGCGCGGCATGTTCGACGGCCCGACCTCCGCCGGCATCGACCTCGACGCCCCGCTGATCGTCTTCGACCTCTCGCACATCGACCGCAACTCGATCGCCATGCCGATCCTGATGGCGATCGTCGGCGTCTGGCTCGAACACACCTGGATCAGGCCCGACCGCAAGAAACGCATCTTCCTGGTCGAAGAGGCCTGGCACATCATCAACTCCCCCTTCGTCGCCCAGCTCTTCCAGCGCCTGCTGAAGTTCGGCCGCCGCCTCGGACTCTCGTTCGTCGCCGTCGTCCACCACCTCAGCGACGTGGTCGACGGAGCGGCCGCCCGGGAAGCGGCGGCCATCCTGAAGATGGCATCGACCCGCACGATCTACGCCCAGAAGGCCGACGAGGCGAGAGCCACCGGCCGGGTCCTCGGCCTGCCCCGCTGGGCCGTCGAGATCATCCCCACCCTCACCCCGGGCATCGCGGTCTGGGACGTCAACGGAAACGTACAGGTCGTCAAACACCTGATCACCGAGGCCGAACGCCCCCTCGTCTTCACCGACCGCGCCATGACCGAGTCCTCCGCCACCGACCTGCTGCCGGAGGACGTACGCGCCGCCGAACTGGAGGCGGAGCAGCGCGCGGCCAGGATCGAGAACCAGCAACGGCTGAACGAGTCGTCCGAGTCAACGGTGGCATGA
- a CDS encoding kinase, with protein sequence MTVGTAGTRLVVLRGNSASGKSSIAAGLRERFGRGLALVEQDNLRRVVLREHDHPGGANIGLIDTVARYALDAGYHVVLEGILYADRYGPMIRRLATDHRGPTHHYYLDIAFDETLRRHATKPLADTLGEPELRSWYRPLDLLPDGVESVIGADSSLAATVDRIMTETGLDRLPAREH encoded by the coding sequence ATGACAGTGGGCACCGCCGGGACACGGCTCGTCGTGCTGCGCGGCAACTCGGCCTCGGGCAAGTCGAGCATCGCGGCCGGCCTCCGGGAGCGGTTCGGCCGCGGTCTGGCGCTGGTGGAGCAGGACAACCTGCGCCGGGTCGTCCTGCGCGAGCACGACCACCCCGGCGGCGCGAACATCGGACTCATCGACACCGTGGCCCGCTACGCGCTCGACGCGGGCTACCACGTCGTCCTCGAAGGCATCCTGTACGCCGACCGCTACGGACCGATGATCCGTCGGCTGGCCACGGACCACCGCGGCCCCACCCACCACTACTACCTGGACATCGCGTTCGACGAGACGCTGCGCCGCCACGCCACCAAGCCCCTGGCCGACACACTGGGCGAGCCCGAGCTCCGCTCCTGGTACCGGCCCCTCGACCTGCTCCCGGACGGCGTGGAGTCGGTGATCGGCGCCGACAGCAGCCTGGCCGCCACGGTCGACCGGATCATGACCGAGACGGGCCTCGACCGCCTCCCCGCCCGCGAGCACTGA
- a CDS encoding DUF4232 domain-containing protein yields the protein MPTSRNRKRTAALGTAVTAVLALALTACGGDDTGTKSAGPANSSTTATGGDAGRPAGSATTTESTTGGSSTTGGSSTGGSTKAVTSSSDKSKGGAGKTGGDTSDSYAYKHPCKSTDLSVRVYAREGSATQHVIEVNNTGANACGLSYFPRVSLGAANAKDHSGDILPLVPGGLGGAPAYPVKPKTAAIAVIDLNPAGANGVTWVNELNVLADGDHMPNAEQLNFPLGPDVKVNNPKLGLYESSIADAVNSMKQADTKS from the coding sequence ATGCCTACCAGCCGCAACCGCAAGCGCACCGCCGCCCTCGGCACCGCCGTCACCGCCGTGCTCGCCCTGGCCCTCACCGCCTGCGGCGGGGACGACACCGGAACGAAGTCGGCCGGCCCGGCGAACAGCTCCACGACGGCCACCGGGGGCGACGCCGGCCGGCCCGCCGGCTCCGCCACGACCACGGAGTCCACGACCGGTGGCTCCTCGACGACGGGCGGCTCCTCCACGGGCGGTTCGACGAAGGCGGTCACGTCGAGCAGCGACAAGTCCAAGGGCGGCGCCGGCAAGACCGGCGGCGACACCAGCGACAGCTACGCCTACAAGCACCCGTGCAAGAGCACGGACCTCTCGGTACGGGTCTACGCCCGCGAGGGTTCGGCCACCCAGCACGTGATCGAGGTCAACAACACCGGCGCCAACGCGTGCGGCCTGAGCTACTTCCCGCGCGTCAGCCTGGGCGCGGCGAACGCCAAGGACCACAGCGGCGACATCCTGCCGCTGGTCCCCGGCGGTCTGGGCGGCGCCCCGGCCTACCCGGTCAAGCCGAAGACCGCCGCCATCGCGGTGATCGACCTCAACCCGGCCGGCGCCAACGGCGTGACCTGGGTCAACGAGCTGAACGTGCTGGCCGACGGCGACCACATGCCCAACGCGGAGCAGCTCAACTTCCCCCTCGGCCCGGACGTCAAGGTCAACAACCCGAAGCTGGGCCTGTACGAGAGCTCGATCGCGGACGCGGTGAACTCCATGAAGCAGGCGGACACCAAGTCCTGA
- a CDS encoding SCO6880 family protein, translating to MSTQSHPITPRRTYLIGRARPNAIVGKNRETGEIALIIAGAFLGMMSGLLVPVLSLRIVLLTGFPLLALAVVYVPYKHRTFYKWFEINRSYKRSLRRGTTYRSLAMEAGVSADGREVEIGPPPGIGRINWLAAPFGPDEIAVLLHADRRTVTAAIEIEGPGVGLRDSEDQEALVDRFGTLLKHVANGDGFVTRLQMLARTLPADPDAHAKDVAQRGDKAAPGWLQESYDQLQSMVSTSSEQHRAYLVACMHFTRELAAEAHAMARAARPHAGRKLDRDAGLAVVMARELTDICARLAEADIRVRQPLGQSRLASLVHSMYDPDHPIDHIQAMTKRNAWPAELDAVEPTFLQAKTRESATRAPWCHSTAWVKEWPMTPVGVNFLAPLLVHTPDVIRTVAVCMDLEPTEIAIERMLTEKTNDEAEASRQAKMNRTVDPRDIAAHGRLDQRGEDLASGAAGVNLVGYITVSSRSPESLARDKRTIRASAGKSYLKLEWCDREHHRAFVNTLPFATGIRR from the coding sequence TTGAGCACTCAGTCCCATCCGATCACGCCCCGCCGTACGTATCTCATCGGCCGCGCCCGGCCGAACGCGATCGTCGGCAAGAACCGCGAGACCGGCGAGATCGCCCTGATCATCGCCGGCGCGTTCCTCGGCATGATGAGCGGCCTGCTCGTCCCGGTCCTCTCCCTGCGCATCGTGCTGCTCACCGGTTTCCCGCTGCTCGCCCTCGCCGTCGTCTACGTCCCGTACAAGCACCGGACCTTCTACAAGTGGTTCGAGATCAACCGCAGCTACAAGCGCTCCCTGCGCCGCGGCACCACCTACCGCTCCCTCGCCATGGAAGCCGGCGTCAGCGCCGACGGCCGCGAGGTCGAGATCGGCCCGCCCCCCGGCATCGGCCGGATCAACTGGCTGGCCGCCCCCTTCGGCCCCGACGAGATCGCCGTCCTGCTGCACGCCGACCGCCGCACCGTCACCGCCGCGATCGAGATCGAGGGGCCCGGCGTCGGCCTGCGCGACAGCGAGGACCAGGAGGCCCTCGTCGACCGCTTCGGCACCCTCCTCAAGCACGTCGCCAACGGGGACGGCTTCGTCACCCGCCTCCAGATGCTCGCCCGCACCCTCCCCGCCGACCCCGACGCCCACGCCAAGGACGTCGCCCAGCGCGGCGACAAGGCCGCCCCCGGCTGGCTCCAGGAGTCCTACGACCAGCTCCAGTCCATGGTCTCCACCTCCAGCGAGCAGCACCGCGCCTACCTCGTCGCCTGCATGCACTTCACCCGCGAGCTCGCCGCCGAGGCCCACGCCATGGCCCGCGCCGCCCGCCCGCACGCCGGCCGCAAGCTCGACCGCGACGCCGGCCTCGCCGTCGTCATGGCCCGCGAGCTCACCGACATCTGCGCCCGCCTCGCCGAGGCCGACATCCGCGTCCGCCAGCCCCTCGGCCAGAGCCGGCTCGCCTCCCTCGTGCACTCGATGTACGACCCCGACCACCCCATCGACCACATCCAGGCCATGACCAAGCGCAACGCCTGGCCCGCCGAACTGGACGCGGTCGAGCCGACGTTCCTCCAGGCCAAGACCCGCGAGTCCGCCACCCGCGCCCCCTGGTGCCACTCCACGGCCTGGGTGAAGGAGTGGCCGATGACCCCCGTCGGCGTCAACTTCCTGGCCCCGCTCCTCGTCCACACCCCGGACGTGATCCGTACGGTCGCGGTCTGCATGGACCTCGAACCCACCGAGATCGCCATCGAGCGCATGCTCACCGAGAAGACCAACGACGAGGCCGAGGCCAGCCGCCAGGCCAAGATGAACCGCACCGTCGACCCCCGCGACATCGCCGCCCACGGCCGGCTCGACCAGCGGGGTGAAGATCTCGCCAGCGGCGCCGCCGGGGTCAACCTCGTGGGGTACATCACCGTGTCGTCGCGTTCGCCCGAGTCCCTCGCCCGCGACAAGCGGACGATCCGGGCCTCGGCCGGAAAGTCGTACCTGAAGCTGGAGTGGTGCGACCGCGAGCACCACCGCGCGTTCGTGAACACCCTGCCCTTCGCCACCGGCATCCGCCGCTAG
- a CDS encoding type VI secretion protein: MAGHHEARTGGKGGGIPDGLLIGLLAFLLGLTLLAWTATGLAGILAHGGWPEGVTLAETPLALRRLLEAPHDLPAAWPTTPVGELSGYGLFWGLFIGELMVLVVVSVFVMGVVTRWRAVRARQHAERTAHQEQQELLRRAQRAERKQNRRTARAKGKAKGSKDQEYVTGTLFPAPAADPAPPPTEYATEPVPHLPDPAGPADPAGGAEPLVPVPAAVPSPRTPLVVYGPATTRRPTAVQAIREAGGPVLVVTSDPSVWAETKDARAKLGPVLVYDPGHLCDTPARLHWAPTAGCEQPDRAAARSAALLAPVRPQARIDAATADTAETLLQCWLHAAAIDGRPFRQVHRWASGGSAHEPVRVLRTHPKAAAGLAGLLESALTAHPERREMAQELTVRAFGALSSVHIRDACTPNRTDALALESFADEGGTLYVVGEPIETPRSGPGAMPLLTALASDVVEHGRRMAARSSDGRLDPPMTLVLDDVAAVAPLPRLPELLASGQEQGLPTVALLRSPEQARSRWTQQLHTPAAP; the protein is encoded by the coding sequence ATGGCGGGGCACCACGAGGCACGGACCGGAGGCAAGGGCGGCGGCATCCCCGACGGCCTCCTGATCGGGCTGCTGGCCTTCCTCCTCGGGCTGACGCTGCTCGCCTGGACGGCCACCGGCCTCGCCGGAATCCTCGCGCACGGCGGCTGGCCCGAAGGCGTCACCCTCGCCGAGACCCCGCTGGCCCTGCGCCGCCTGCTGGAGGCCCCGCACGACCTCCCGGCCGCCTGGCCCACCACCCCGGTCGGCGAGCTCTCCGGCTACGGGCTGTTCTGGGGCCTGTTCATCGGCGAACTGATGGTGCTGGTGGTGGTGTCGGTGTTCGTGATGGGCGTCGTCACCCGCTGGCGCGCGGTACGGGCCCGCCAGCACGCCGAACGCACCGCGCACCAGGAGCAGCAGGAACTGCTGCGGCGGGCGCAGCGCGCCGAACGCAAACAGAACAGGCGGACGGCCCGGGCCAAGGGGAAGGCGAAGGGGAGCAAGGACCAGGAGTACGTGACCGGCACGCTGTTCCCCGCCCCGGCCGCCGACCCCGCGCCGCCGCCCACGGAGTACGCCACCGAGCCGGTCCCCCACCTCCCCGATCCGGCCGGGCCCGCGGACCCGGCGGGCGGCGCCGAACCCCTCGTCCCCGTGCCCGCCGCCGTCCCCTCCCCCCGCACCCCGCTCGTCGTCTACGGCCCCGCCACCACCCGCCGGCCCACCGCCGTCCAGGCGATCCGCGAAGCCGGCGGGCCCGTGCTCGTGGTCACCTCCGACCCCAGCGTCTGGGCCGAGACCAAGGACGCCCGCGCCAAGCTCGGCCCCGTCCTCGTCTACGACCCCGGCCACCTCTGCGACACCCCGGCCCGGCTCCACTGGGCCCCCACCGCCGGCTGCGAGCAGCCCGACCGGGCGGCCGCCCGCTCCGCCGCCCTCCTCGCCCCGGTCCGCCCGCAGGCCCGGATCGACGCGGCAACGGCCGACACCGCCGAGACCCTCCTGCAGTGCTGGCTGCACGCCGCCGCCATCGACGGCCGCCCCTTCCGCCAGGTACACCGCTGGGCCTCGGGCGGCAGCGCCCACGAACCGGTCCGCGTGCTGCGTACACACCCCAAGGCCGCCGCCGGGCTCGCCGGGCTGCTGGAGTCGGCGCTCACCGCCCATCCCGAACGCCGGGAGATGGCACAGGAACTGACGGTACGGGCCTTCGGCGCCCTCTCCTCGGTTCACATCCGGGACGCCTGCACACCGAACAGAACCGATGCGCTCGCCCTGGAATCTTTTGCCGACGAGGGGGGCACCCTTTATGTGGTGGGTGAACCCATCGAGACCCCGCGATCCGGTCCAGGAGCGATGCCCCTGCTCACCGCGCTCGCCTCAGACGTGGTCGAGCACGGCCGCCGCATGGCCGCACGGTCATCCGACGGCCGGCTCGACCCACCAATGACGCTCGTCCTCGACGACGTCGCGGCCGTGGCCCCGCTGCCCCGGCTGCCGGAGCTGCTGGCGAGCGGCCAGGAGCAGGGCCTGCCCACCGTCGCCCTGCTCCGCTCCCCCGAGCAGGCCCGCTCCCGCTGGACCCAGCAGCTGCACACCCCCGCCGCGCCCTGA
- a CDS encoding GNAT family N-acetyltransferase: MDYVIRPVRADEWRQAKELRLTALRDPVAPVAFLDTYEQSVRRSDDYWRERTAGGSEDGDGAVRQFVAEAPDGGWAGSVTVLVERPDGDAVFGEAAAVHQTHVVGVFVRREVRGAGVADELFRAALDWSWSLDDPPVERVRLYVHENNPRAAAFYRRIGFAPTGATVPMQGDPTARELEYAITRTRS; encoded by the coding sequence ATGGACTATGTGATACGCCCGGTGCGTGCCGACGAGTGGCGGCAGGCGAAGGAACTCCGGCTGACCGCGTTGCGGGATCCCGTCGCGCCGGTGGCGTTCCTGGACACGTACGAGCAGAGTGTGCGACGGAGCGACGACTACTGGCGGGAGCGGACGGCCGGTGGCTCCGAGGACGGCGACGGCGCGGTGCGGCAGTTCGTCGCGGAGGCCCCCGACGGGGGCTGGGCGGGCTCGGTGACCGTGCTGGTCGAGCGGCCGGACGGGGACGCGGTGTTCGGTGAGGCGGCGGCGGTGCACCAGACCCATGTGGTCGGGGTGTTCGTGCGCCGGGAGGTGCGGGGCGCGGGCGTGGCCGACGAGCTGTTCCGGGCCGCGCTGGACTGGTCGTGGTCGCTGGACGACCCGCCGGTCGAGCGGGTGCGGCTGTATGTGCACGAGAACAATCCCCGGGCCGCCGCGTTCTACCGGCGGATCGGCTTCGCGCCGACCGGTGCGACGGTGCCGATGCAGGGGGACCCGACGGCCCGTGAGCTGGAGTACGCGATCACGCGCACGCGCTCCTAG
- a CDS encoding ABC transporter ATP-binding protein: MIKAHALTKRYGDTTVVQDLDFTVHPGTVTGFLGPNGAGKSTTMRMLLGLDAPTRGRSTIGGRAYAAHSAPLTEVGALLEARSIHPGRTAFHHLMALAHTHGIPRSRVEHVLDLAGLTAVAGKRVKGFSLGMGQRLGIAAALLGDPATLILDEPVNGLDPEGVLWIRNLLRSLATQGRTVLVSSHLMSEMALTADHLVIIGRGRLLADTTVADFVATAGGASVKVVTPQAAALRDLLRGPGIDISAAADPDELEFRGTDAAAIGRTAAAHHIPLYELTPRTASLEQAFMDLTQESVEYRVTAPEPTGAPA, translated from the coding sequence ATGATCAAGGCACACGCACTCACCAAACGGTACGGAGACACCACCGTCGTCCAGGACCTCGACTTCACGGTCCACCCGGGCACCGTCACCGGCTTCCTCGGCCCGAACGGCGCCGGAAAGTCCACCACCATGCGCATGCTCCTCGGCCTGGACGCCCCCACCCGGGGCCGCTCCACGATCGGCGGACGCGCCTACGCCGCCCACAGCGCCCCGCTCACCGAGGTCGGCGCCCTCCTGGAGGCCCGCTCGATCCACCCCGGACGGACCGCGTTCCACCATCTGATGGCGCTCGCCCACACCCACGGCATCCCGCGCAGCCGGGTCGAGCACGTCCTCGACCTCGCCGGGCTGACCGCCGTCGCCGGCAAGCGGGTCAAGGGCTTCTCGCTCGGGATGGGCCAGCGCCTCGGCATCGCGGCCGCGCTCCTCGGCGACCCGGCCACCCTGATCCTGGACGAGCCGGTCAACGGCCTCGACCCGGAGGGCGTCCTCTGGATCCGCAACCTGCTCAGGTCCCTCGCCACCCAGGGCCGCACGGTCCTCGTCTCCTCGCACCTGATGAGCGAGATGGCCCTCACCGCCGACCACCTGGTCATCATCGGACGCGGACGCCTCCTCGCGGACACCACGGTCGCCGACTTCGTCGCCACCGCCGGCGGCGCCTCCGTCAAGGTCGTCACCCCGCAGGCCGCCGCCCTGCGCGACCTCCTCCGGGGCCCGGGCATCGACATCAGCGCCGCGGCCGACCCGGACGAGCTGGAGTTCCGCGGCACGGACGCCGCCGCCATCGGCCGTACCGCAGCCGCCCACCACATCCCGCTGTACGAACTCACCCCGCGCACCGCCTCCCTGGAACAGGCCTTCATGGACCTCACCCAGGAGTCGGTCGAATACCGCGTCACCGCCCCCGAACCGACCGGAGCCCCGGCATGA